One stretch of Halapricum desulfuricans DNA includes these proteins:
- a CDS encoding KH domain-containing protein — MQHVKIPQDRIGVLIGEGGETMREIESRAEVRLDIDSESGAVKVESVGDPVTALKGPDIVKAIGRGFAPEDALALLEDELMLFDVIDIGEVARNKKDLKRIKGRLIGENGRTRELMEELSGASVSIYGSTFGMIGDPEQVEAAREAAEMIIEGAPHGSVYSFLERKHNEMKHKGMDYHQFTG; from the coding sequence ATGCAACACGTGAAGATTCCGCAGGACCGGATCGGCGTTCTCATCGGCGAGGGTGGTGAGACGATGCGGGAGATCGAGTCCCGGGCGGAAGTCCGGCTGGACATCGACAGCGAGAGCGGCGCAGTCAAAGTCGAATCAGTCGGCGACCCCGTGACGGCGCTGAAAGGCCCGGACATCGTGAAGGCGATCGGACGCGGGTTCGCACCCGAGGACGCGCTGGCGCTGCTCGAAGACGAACTCATGCTGTTCGACGTGATCGACATCGGTGAGGTCGCTCGCAACAAGAAGGACCTCAAGCGGATCAAGGGCCGGCTCATCGGCGAGAACGGACGGACGCGAGAGTTGATGGAGGAGCTGTCCGGCGCGTCGGTCTCGATCTACGGGTCGACGTTCGGGATGATCGGTGACCCCGAACAGGTCGAGGCCGCCCGCGAGGCCGCCGAGATGATCATCGAGGGCGCGCCACACGGGTCGGTCTACTCGTTCCTCGAACGCAAGCACAACGAGATGAAACACAAGGGCATGGACTACCACCAGTTCACCGGGTGA
- a CDS encoding AAA family ATPase, with product MRADEQQRSESPSDGVLLDQLEEVRERLLSFGRELGGDPEEVTDLPFTEEAGLSRMPEPLYVRHDTEMLNQVTAWLLGDQHIGLVSPYGTGKTAFREIVRRDLGKHDEYVLATLDNPREITPRKLYAALLDAAAGDGYGIDPDEYEQVRDGVPWITEEAKDAVRGIVTEIRADGKTLLLLVDEIEVLPEELLSTLQVAGDMGVRLFLMGTPEGKRRVAELRGTLDSRLRYYEGIDPFGPSDVAEYIGRSLAYFRGEEYDGSFPDLFTREAIRDIHEVTEGNPREVRIECRELFIRAAFVWYRTGQGVDRIQITPELRERRFGMEY from the coding sequence CTGCGGGCCGACGAGCAGCAGCGCTCTGAGTCGCCGTCCGATGGGGTGTTGCTCGACCAGCTCGAGGAAGTCCGCGAGCGGCTGCTGTCGTTCGGGCGGGAACTGGGGGGCGACCCGGAGGAAGTGACGGATCTGCCCTTTACCGAAGAGGCCGGGCTGTCGCGGATGCCCGAGCCGCTGTACGTCCGCCACGACACCGAGATGCTCAATCAGGTCACCGCGTGGCTGCTTGGCGACCAGCACATCGGGCTCGTCAGCCCCTACGGAACGGGCAAGACCGCGTTCCGGGAGATTGTCCGTCGGGATCTGGGCAAACACGACGAGTACGTCCTGGCGACGCTTGACAACCCCCGGGAGATCACGCCCCGGAAGCTGTACGCGGCGCTGCTTGACGCGGCCGCCGGGGACGGCTACGGGATCGATCCCGACGAGTACGAACAGGTGCGAGATGGCGTCCCCTGGATCACCGAGGAGGCCAAAGACGCCGTCCGGGGGATCGTCACAGAGATCAGGGCCGACGGGAAGACACTGCTGTTGCTGGTCGACGAGATCGAGGTGCTACCCGAGGAATTACTCTCGACGCTGCAGGTCGCCGGCGACATGGGAGTGCGGCTGTTCTTGATGGGCACGCCGGAGGGCAAGCGCCGGGTCGCGGAACTGCGCGGGACGCTCGATTCGCGGCTGCGCTACTACGAGGGGATCGACCCGTTCGGGCCGTCCGACGTCGCCGAGTACATCGGGCGATCGCTCGCGTACTTCCGGGGCGAGGAGTACGACGGGTCGTTTCCGGACCTGTTCACCCGCGAGGCGATCCGGGACATCCACGAGGTGACCGAGGGCAACCCCCGCGAGGTCCGCATCGAGTGTCGGGAGCTGTTCATCCGGGCGGCGTTCGTCTGGTACCGGACCGGCCAGGGCGTCGACCGGATCCAGATCACGCCCGAACTCCGAGAGCGGCGGTTCGGCATGGAGTACTGA